Proteins encoded by one window of Halorubrum ruber:
- a CDS encoding DUF7522 family protein translates to MSHPPDERADELLSAARTATGDELRSLTYFTEADVEQLYLRSDLSRTADLVGFAENERQGFHAQSMYADTQLGDYRFTVRVFENGYLTRVIANDHGVWVTTDSMEMDRFEELASALAAILRSFDHA, encoded by the coding sequence ATGTCTCACCCACCGGACGAACGCGCCGACGAACTACTGAGCGCGGCCCGCACGGCGACGGGCGACGAGCTGCGGAGCCTCACGTACTTCACGGAGGCGGACGTCGAGCAGCTGTACCTCCGCAGCGACCTGAGCCGGACCGCCGACTTGGTCGGGTTCGCCGAGAACGAGCGGCAGGGGTTCCACGCGCAGTCGATGTACGCGGACACCCAGCTCGGCGACTACCGGTTCACGGTCCGCGTCTTCGAGAACGGCTACCTCACGCGCGTCATCGCCAACGACCACGGCGTGTGGGTGACGACCGACTCGATGGAGATGGACCGGTTCGAGGAGCTGGCGAGCGCGCTCGCCGCGATCCTCCGGTCGTTCGATCACGCCTGA
- a CDS encoding DUF7525 family protein encodes MSEGSIESDKEVGVALALGAIAVVGAVVMLAYPGQLGKAWGFAGAFVFATLAVGAVQLFD; translated from the coding sequence ATGAGCGAGGGTTCCATCGAATCGGACAAGGAGGTCGGCGTCGCGCTCGCGCTCGGCGCCATCGCGGTCGTCGGCGCCGTGGTGATGCTAGCGTACCCGGGACAGCTCGGGAAGGCGTGGGGGTTCGCGGGCGCGTTCGTCTTCGCGACGCTCGCCGTCGGCGCGGTCCAGCTGTTCGACTGA
- the aglJ gene encoding S-layer glycoprotein N-glycosyltransferase AglJ has protein sequence MSDHDDVCVLLPTMNEAETVARVVTDFRDAGFEEVLVIDGGSTDETRSIAREAGARVVEQSGRGKGQAVREAVRDHVAAPYVLMADADATYDADDAAAMLDPLFEGEADHVIGNRFADMRPGAMTRLNRIGNRLINLAFRAIHREGYRDILSGYRAFTRESFLRLHLTADGFGIETEMAVECVKNRVSVAVVPVTYRERPGGSATNLHPIRDGGVIFLELYRKAKTNNPLFYFGSAGAAATAAGLGMGAFVLYRYLAFGISHNVIAVGAVGATILGIQLLVFGFLADMIHSLHREQIARYERVIGGEAAEGPSVADGDGPAVEADGSTEANRPRSASGSELADDAGRDGRGD, from the coding sequence ATGAGCGACCACGACGACGTCTGCGTCCTGTTGCCGACGATGAACGAGGCCGAGACGGTCGCACGCGTCGTCACGGACTTCCGCGACGCCGGCTTCGAGGAGGTCCTGGTGATCGACGGCGGCTCGACCGACGAGACGCGGTCGATCGCCCGCGAGGCCGGCGCGCGCGTCGTCGAGCAGTCGGGCCGCGGGAAGGGGCAGGCGGTCAGAGAAGCCGTCCGGGACCACGTCGCGGCCCCGTACGTGTTGATGGCCGACGCCGACGCCACCTACGACGCCGACGACGCCGCGGCGATGCTCGACCCCCTCTTCGAGGGCGAGGCCGACCACGTCATCGGCAACCGGTTCGCGGACATGCGCCCGGGCGCGATGACCCGGCTCAACCGGATCGGGAACCGCCTGATCAACCTTGCGTTCCGGGCGATCCACCGCGAGGGCTACCGCGACATCCTCTCGGGGTACCGCGCGTTCACCCGCGAGTCGTTCCTGCGGCTCCACCTCACCGCGGACGGGTTCGGGATCGAGACCGAGATGGCCGTCGAGTGCGTCAAGAACCGCGTCTCGGTCGCCGTGGTCCCGGTCACGTATCGGGAGCGACCCGGCGGCTCCGCGACGAACCTCCACCCGATCCGGGACGGCGGCGTGATCTTCCTGGAGCTGTACCGGAAGGCGAAGACGAACAACCCGCTGTTCTACTTCGGGAGCGCCGGCGCGGCGGCGACCGCGGCGGGGCTCGGGATGGGGGCGTTCGTGCTGTACCGGTACCTCGCGTTCGGTATCAGCCACAATGTCATCGCCGTCGGCGCGGTCGGCGCGACGATCCTCGGGATCCAGCTGCTCGTGTTCGGGTTCCTCGCGGACATGATACACTCCCTCCATCGCGAACAGATCGCGCGGTACGAGCGGGTGATCGGTGGTGAAGCAGCCGAGGGGCCGTCGGTCGCCGACGGCGACGGTCCGGCGGTTGAGGCCGATGGGAGCACCGAGGCGAACCGTCCGCGGTCGGCTTCTGGTTCCGAGCTCGCCGACGACGCCGGCCGGGACGGTCGCGGCGACTGA
- a CDS encoding presenilin family intramembrane aspartyl protease PSH, with amino-acid sequence MFPREYRGVAFVVGLFLIVQVGALALVPEFAESGYQAVENPENPANSVLYVVAIVAMTGLMLAAFRYDFDWAIRLLIVGTSAWLSWYVFSALVSPLAAAVPAVAVAVGLLVHPEWYVIDTAGVLMGAGAAGLFGISFGLLPALLLLAVLAVYDAISVYGTEHMLSLAEGVMDLNIPVVLVIPLSLSYSLLDGESASEEASGVGEEPTSDPDSEDEADASPDGEDTADPAEAGDRDAFFIGLGDAVIPTVLIASAATFSPAADLAVPLLGVNLPALLAMVGTLAGLLVLMRWVIQGRPHAGLPLLNGGAIGGYLIGSLAAGVPLIEALGLAGIL; translated from the coding sequence ATGTTTCCCCGCGAGTACCGCGGCGTCGCCTTCGTCGTCGGGCTGTTCCTGATCGTCCAGGTGGGCGCGCTGGCGCTGGTCCCCGAGTTCGCCGAGAGCGGCTATCAGGCGGTCGAGAACCCCGAGAACCCCGCCAACAGCGTGCTGTACGTCGTCGCCATCGTCGCGATGACCGGGCTGATGCTGGCGGCGTTCCGGTACGACTTCGACTGGGCGATCCGCCTGCTGATCGTCGGCACCTCGGCGTGGCTCTCGTGGTACGTGTTCTCCGCGCTCGTCTCGCCGCTCGCGGCCGCCGTCCCCGCGGTCGCGGTCGCGGTCGGCCTCCTCGTCCACCCCGAGTGGTACGTGATCGACACCGCCGGAGTGTTGATGGGCGCGGGCGCCGCCGGGCTGTTCGGCATCTCGTTCGGCCTGCTGCCCGCGCTACTCCTCCTCGCCGTCCTCGCCGTCTACGACGCGATCTCCGTGTACGGCACCGAACACATGCTGTCGCTCGCGGAGGGCGTGATGGACCTGAACATCCCCGTCGTGTTAGTGATCCCGCTGTCGCTGTCGTACTCGCTGCTCGACGGCGAGTCGGCCAGTGAGGAGGCGTCCGGCGTGGGCGAAGAGCCGACGTCCGACCCCGATTCGGAGGACGAGGCCGACGCGAGTCCCGACGGCGAGGACACCGCCGACCCCGCCGAGGCCGGCGACCGCGACGCCTTCTTCATCGGCCTCGGCGACGCCGTCATCCCGACGGTGCTGATCGCGAGCGCGGCGACGTTCTCGCCGGCGGCCGACCTCGCGGTCCCGCTGCTCGGCGTCAACCTCCCCGCGCTGCTCGCGATGGTCGGGACGCTCGCGGGGCTGCTCGTGCTCATGCGCTGGGTGATTCAGGGCCGGCCGCACGCGGGGCTTCCGCTTTTAAATGGCGGCGCGATCGGCGGCTACCTGATCGGCTCGCTCGCCGCCGGCGTCCCGCTGATCGAGGCGTTGGGGCTCGCAGGGATCTTATAA
- a CDS encoding response regulator has protein sequence MTERVLVVDDSSFQRTVVRDALADRFEVVDEAENGAEAVDLFEAYEPDAVSMDVVMPEMTGIEATAEIKDRWPDAVIVMCTSVDQQEKMMEAVKAGADGYVTKPVDADELVGEFESHLG, from the coding sequence ATGACCGAGCGGGTGCTCGTCGTCGACGACTCCTCCTTCCAGCGGACCGTCGTCCGGGACGCGCTGGCGGACCGGTTCGAGGTCGTCGACGAGGCGGAGAACGGCGCAGAGGCGGTCGATCTCTTCGAGGCGTACGAGCCGGACGCGGTGTCAATGGACGTCGTGATGCCGGAGATGACCGGGATCGAGGCGACCGCCGAGATCAAGGACCGCTGGCCCGACGCGGTGATCGTGATGTGTACGAGCGTCGACCAGCAGGAGAAGATGATGGAGGCGGTGAAGGCGGGCGCCGACGGGTACGTGACCAAGCCCGTCGACGCCGACGAGCTGGTCGGCGAGTTCGAGAGCCATCTCGGGTGA
- a CDS encoding DUF7123 family protein: MSEYTEEEQRILAYLTDSVTRGERYVRSKTIADAIGLTAKQVGSRLPRLAEKSDDVDIEKWGRAKSTTWRVTPDG; encoded by the coding sequence ATGAGCGAGTACACCGAGGAGGAACAGCGGATCCTCGCGTACCTCACGGACAGCGTCACCCGTGGCGAGCGGTACGTTCGCTCGAAGACGATCGCCGACGCGATCGGGCTCACCGCGAAGCAGGTGGGGTCGCGGCTCCCGCGGCTCGCCGAGAAGTCGGACGACGTCGACATCGAGAAGTGGGGCCGCGCCAAGTCGACCACCTGGCGCGTGACGCCGGACGGCTGA
- a CDS encoding phosphate signaling complex PhoU family protein encodes METRKVQRLGPSTLAMTLPAEWAQEHGVNKGDEVSLRMGGKGTLTVLPESVSTEESEAVINADGLDARSLERAIVAQYVLGRRVIHVRSEGTLDSEHINAVYKAETQLMGLGVIEETPEDISIRCSVDPEDFTLDNLLERLENTGSTMRGEGVKALAHGNPDLAQRALNRERQANKIFVLLLRLIFTAYQNPNLARAVGLEEGFPLIGYRSVAKNLELTADNAEDIAEIVMEAEGHTLDVDSATMRQIREFTDQVDELTALAVRAVVERDYDLTVECRDLFSRLEDREQEILAELPDDLDNETLLMTREVLVSLQHTAEYAMRNAEIAANLALNEASDHVEII; translated from the coding sequence ATGGAAACGCGGAAGGTCCAGCGGTTGGGGCCGTCGACGCTGGCGATGACCCTCCCGGCCGAGTGGGCACAGGAACACGGCGTGAACAAGGGCGACGAGGTGTCGCTGCGGATGGGCGGCAAGGGGACGCTCACGGTGCTCCCCGAGTCGGTGAGCACCGAGGAGTCGGAGGCCGTCATCAACGCGGACGGGCTCGACGCGCGCTCGCTCGAACGCGCGATCGTCGCGCAGTACGTGCTGGGGCGGCGCGTGATCCACGTCCGCAGCGAGGGGACGCTCGACAGCGAGCACATCAACGCGGTGTACAAGGCGGAGACCCAGCTGATGGGGCTCGGCGTCATCGAGGAGACCCCGGAGGACATCTCGATCCGCTGCTCGGTCGACCCCGAGGACTTCACCCTCGACAACCTGCTCGAACGCTTGGAGAACACCGGCTCGACGATGCGGGGCGAGGGCGTGAAGGCGCTCGCGCACGGCAACCCGGACCTCGCGCAGCGCGCGCTCAACCGCGAGCGGCAGGCGAACAAGATCTTCGTCCTCCTGCTCCGGCTCATCTTCACCGCCTACCAGAACCCGAACCTCGCGCGCGCCGTCGGCCTCGAAGAGGGGTTCCCCCTGATCGGCTACCGCTCCGTCGCGAAGAACCTCGAACTCACCGCGGACAACGCGGAGGACATCGCCGAGATCGTGATGGAGGCCGAGGGCCACACCCTCGACGTCGACAGCGCGACGATGCGGCAGATCCGCGAGTTCACCGACCAGGTGGACGAGCTGACCGCGCTCGCGGTCCGGGCGGTCGTCGAGCGCGACTACGACCTCACCGTCGAGTGCCGCGACCTGTTCTCGCGGCTGGAGGACCGCGAACAGGAGATCCTCGCCGAGCTGCCGGACGACCTGGACAACGAGACGCTGCTGATGACCCGCGAGGTGCTCGTCAGCCTCCAGCACACCGCGGAGTACGCCATGCGGAACGCGGAGATCGCGGCGAACCTCGCGCTCAACGAGGCGTCGGACCACGTCGAGATAATCTGA
- a CDS encoding ABC transporter permease, with protein sequence MGFGRYVTARFLWAGVVSLVITTVTFLLLSAAPNPEVQQAATQAALQGGNPAEATERARELRGLNQPLYVRYLDFIRGVYTLDWGWSMSRSQPVIEAVKQSLYYTAQYSIPWTILTVILGPLVGVYSAANMYSWKDHLATGFAFFGFAIPNFFFGIILLLIFGVWLEVIPITYDTTVPVFSIENAIQLTIPVFVLVTGSIGAVMRVSRNESAEFQNADFMKTAKAKGVSPLRAYAYHVMRPTLVPLSTTLVGQLLALFLGSSLLVEVVFAIPGLGRLTYEALVAQDTNLVLGTTLFFTFVAVIGNLLEDLVFTVLDPRISYDDR encoded by the coding sequence ATGGGATTTGGAAGGTACGTAACCGCTCGCTTTCTTTGGGCCGGAGTTGTATCGCTAGTCATCACCACGGTCACGTTCCTGCTGCTGTCGGCCGCGCCGAACCCCGAAGTCCAGCAGGCGGCCACGCAGGCGGCGCTCCAGGGCGGAAATCCGGCGGAGGCGACCGAGCGGGCCAGAGAGCTACGGGGGCTCAACCAGCCGCTGTACGTCCGGTACCTCGATTTCATCCGGGGCGTGTACACCCTCGACTGGGGCTGGTCGATGAGCCGGAGCCAGCCGGTGATCGAGGCGGTCAAACAGTCGCTGTACTACACCGCGCAGTACTCCATCCCGTGGACGATCCTCACGGTCATCCTCGGACCGCTCGTCGGCGTCTACTCGGCCGCGAACATGTACAGCTGGAAGGATCACCTCGCGACCGGGTTCGCGTTCTTCGGATTCGCCATCCCGAACTTCTTCTTCGGGATCATCCTGCTTCTGATCTTCGGCGTCTGGCTCGAAGTCATCCCGATCACGTACGACACCACCGTACCGGTGTTCAGCATCGAAAACGCTATCCAGCTCACGATACCCGTATTCGTGCTGGTTACGGGCTCGATCGGGGCAGTCATGCGGGTCTCTCGGAACGAGTCGGCGGAGTTCCAGAACGCAGACTTCATGAAGACGGCGAAGGCGAAGGGCGTCTCACCCCTGCGGGCGTACGCCTACCACGTCATGCGGCCGACGCTCGTCCCGCTTTCGACGACGCTGGTCGGTCAGCTGCTCGCGCTGTTTCTGGGGTCTTCGCTGCTCGTCGAGGTCGTCTTCGCGATCCCCGGGCTTGGCCGACTGACGTACGAGGCGCTGGTCGCACAGGACACGAACCTCGTGTTGGGGACGACGCTGTTCTTCACGTTCGTCGCCGTCATCGGGAACCTCCTCGAGGACCTCGTGTTCACCGTACTCGACCCACGCATCAGCTACGATGACAGATAA
- a CDS encoding CoxG family protein, whose protein sequence is MTVRVSRTFEFDAPPADVWAFISDAEQRAGAISVVDSFEVHDDRNATWHVALPIPMIRSTIDVETEEVERDPPNRVKFVGKSRAFRVTGEHEITETDDGGCRLANEFVVDGNLPGVESFFKRNFDAELDNLEDALRASLASPA, encoded by the coding sequence ATGACCGTTCGAGTCTCCCGGACGTTCGAGTTCGACGCGCCGCCGGCCGACGTGTGGGCGTTCATCTCGGACGCGGAGCAGCGCGCGGGCGCCATCAGCGTGGTGGACTCCTTCGAGGTTCACGACGACCGGAACGCGACCTGGCACGTCGCGCTCCCGATACCGATGATCCGCTCGACGATCGACGTGGAGACGGAGGAGGTCGAGCGCGACCCCCCGAACCGAGTGAAGTTCGTCGGGAAGTCGCGGGCGTTCCGCGTCACGGGCGAACACGAGATCACGGAGACCGACGACGGCGGCTGCCGGCTCGCCAACGAGTTCGTCGTCGACGGGAACCTCCCCGGCGTCGAGTCCTTCTTCAAGCGCAACTTCGACGCCGAGCTGGACAACTTGGAGGACGCGCTCCGCGCCTCGCTGGCCTCGCCGGCATGA
- a CDS encoding ABC transporter substrate-binding protein — translation MPRRSIKDREDPRQVNRRQWLAALGLTGAVTLAGCSGNGGDGGDGGDGTDSDGSDGGDGSDTNTQQDVYSTATSASFSTLNPIYNTENGAGDAIARTLDLGYTFDENNEYVPLLYDMSTEDGEVWTFEIREGLEFSDPYGEVTASDFVYLIQEIHQSSWANSAATTSWQGVTVEETGEYEFQATLANPSLLWPESFDPLLYPIPQELLEPYVEEEDREGLQEDEELLELQFAGNLGPYVLDEWERDAGTRYSRNEDYYLQDADDLPDVFDDAPYFEESEIRVIQEEASRLGALETGEVDSAAIPPEQVESYQNNDEIYVNQVPQPYNEKISINMRDNGWNTGPGNMFRHTPFRQAMAAAIDKERLIQGVFRDFAETHFTWQPRFSEFYPPEDDIPKFGVGDSYGSEVARGLAEEAFEESEYDYSFDGETMVNPDGDQIQLDIYHSAGQDTEQLMAEFIAQELGENLGIEVSVEAIDGTRFNNEYWTTSEFPTPERNDEGEITEVPEELVDTVNGEEVEWTAPSATNPGPRNVTSNQAWDMSVVFGLNTYPRNPLTNSAFFDGATAFYNPVGYYPGFDAQSLFDQAQEATSQEELADALVELFANLAEEQPYIMLAFPDSTIGYREGLEGPIENFSNGWNFAAWRYE, via the coding sequence ATGCCACGGCGAAGCATTAAGGACCGTGAAGATCCCCGGCAGGTTAACCGGCGGCAATGGCTCGCTGCGCTCGGCCTCACGGGCGCTGTCACACTCGCGGGCTGTTCGGGCAACGGCGGCGACGGCGGTGACGGTGGCGACGGCACCGACAGTGACGGTAGTGACGGGGGTGACGGCTCCGACACGAACACCCAACAGGACGTGTACTCGACGGCGACCTCCGCCTCGTTCAGCACGCTCAACCCGATATACAACACCGAGAACGGCGCCGGCGACGCGATCGCTCGGACGCTCGACCTAGGGTACACCTTCGACGAGAACAACGAGTACGTCCCGCTCCTCTACGACATGTCCACCGAGGACGGCGAGGTGTGGACGTTCGAGATCCGCGAAGGGCTGGAGTTCAGCGACCCGTACGGGGAGGTGACCGCGAGCGACTTCGTCTACCTGATTCAGGAGATCCACCAGAGCAGTTGGGCGAACTCGGCCGCGACCACGAGCTGGCAGGGCGTTACCGTCGAGGAGACCGGCGAGTACGAGTTCCAGGCGACGCTGGCGAACCCGTCGCTCCTCTGGCCCGAGAGCTTCGACCCGCTCCTGTATCCGATCCCGCAGGAGCTCCTCGAACCGTACGTCGAAGAGGAAGACAGAGAGGGCCTTCAGGAGGACGAGGAGCTCCTCGAGCTTCAGTTCGCCGGGAACCTCGGTCCGTACGTGCTCGACGAGTGGGAGCGGGACGCCGGGACCCGGTACAGCCGGAACGAGGACTACTACCTCCAGGACGCCGACGACCTCCCGGACGTGTTCGACGACGCGCCGTACTTCGAGGAGTCGGAGATCCGAGTGATCCAAGAGGAGGCGTCCAGGCTCGGCGCCCTGGAGACGGGCGAGGTCGATTCGGCCGCGATTCCGCCGGAGCAGGTCGAGTCGTACCAGAACAACGACGAGATCTACGTCAACCAGGTCCCGCAGCCCTACAACGAGAAGATCTCGATCAACATGCGAGACAACGGGTGGAACACCGGCCCGGGGAACATGTTCCGGCACACCCCGTTCCGGCAGGCCATGGCGGCCGCGATCGACAAAGAGAGGCTAATCCAGGGCGTGTTCCGTGACTTCGCGGAGACGCACTTCACGTGGCAGCCGCGGTTCAGCGAGTTCTACCCGCCGGAAGACGACATTCCGAAGTTCGGCGTCGGCGACAGCTACGGGAGCGAAGTGGCTCGCGGACTGGCGGAAGAGGCGTTCGAGGAGTCGGAGTACGACTACAGCTTCGACGGCGAGACGATGGTCAACCCGGACGGGGACCAAATTCAGCTCGACATCTACCACAGCGCGGGCCAAGACACGGAACAGCTGATGGCCGAGTTCATCGCACAGGAGCTCGGCGAGAACCTCGGAATCGAGGTGAGCGTCGAGGCCATCGACGGCACCCGGTTCAACAACGAGTACTGGACCACGAGCGAATTCCCCACGCCGGAGCGGAACGACGAGGGCGAGATCACCGAGGTGCCGGAGGAACTCGTCGACACCGTGAACGGCGAGGAGGTCGAGTGGACGGCGCCCAGCGCCACCAACCCCGGTCCGCGCAACGTCACGAGCAACCAGGCGTGGGACATGTCGGTCGTGTTCGGACTGAACACGTACCCGCGGAACCCGCTCACCAACAGCGCCTTCTTCGACGGAGCGACGGCGTTCTACAATCCGGTCGGCTACTACCCCGGGTTCGACGCGCAGTCGCTGTTCGACCAAGCACAAGAGGCAACCTCACAGGAGGAGCTGGCGGACGCGCTCGTCGAGCTGTTCGCCAACCTCGCTGAGGAGCAGCCGTACATCATGCTCGCGTTCCCCGACAGCACGATCGGCTACCGCGAGGGACTCGAAGGGCCGATCGAGAACTTCTCGAACGGCTGGAACTTTGCGGCGTGGAGATACGAGTAG
- a CDS encoding carbon-nitrogen family hydrolase yields the protein MKLAGVQLAVEGGDVEGNVERALDRVRAAAEEGADLVVLPELFDVGYFAFDAYGRAAESIAGDRLARFAAAADEEDVAVLAGTVVEDLSASAADGLDVPAESGLANAAVLFDADGERRLVYRKHHLFGYGSEETDRMVPGERTPVVELGGVTVGVTTCYDLRFPEQFRAMVDAGVECVLVPSAWPYPRIEHWRTLGRARAIENLAYVAAINGSGRFGDDALCGRSAVYDPWGTALASVGDEPGIVTATVDPDRVATVREDFPALRDRR from the coding sequence ATGAAGCTTGCCGGCGTCCAGCTGGCCGTCGAGGGCGGCGACGTCGAGGGGAACGTCGAGCGCGCGCTCGACCGCGTCCGGGCGGCCGCCGAGGAGGGCGCCGACCTCGTCGTCCTGCCCGAGCTGTTCGATGTCGGCTACTTCGCGTTCGACGCGTACGGCCGCGCCGCGGAGAGTATCGCCGGCGACCGGCTCGCCCGGTTCGCGGCCGCGGCCGACGAGGAGGACGTGGCGGTGCTGGCGGGGACGGTCGTCGAGGACCTGTCGGCGTCGGCCGCCGATGGGCTCGACGTGCCGGCCGAATCGGGGCTCGCCAACGCCGCGGTGCTGTTCGACGCCGACGGCGAGCGCCGCCTCGTCTACCGGAAGCACCACCTGTTCGGCTACGGCTCCGAGGAGACGGACCGGATGGTGCCCGGCGAGCGAACGCCCGTGGTCGAACTCGGGGGCGTCACGGTCGGGGTGACGACCTGCTACGACCTCCGGTTCCCGGAGCAGTTCCGCGCGATGGTCGACGCGGGCGTCGAGTGCGTGCTGGTGCCGAGCGCGTGGCCGTACCCGCGGATCGAACACTGGCGGACGCTCGGCCGCGCGCGCGCCATCGAGAACCTCGCGTACGTCGCCGCAATCAACGGGAGCGGCCGGTTCGGCGACGACGCGCTCTGTGGCCGGAGCGCGGTGTACGACCCGTGGGGCACCGCGCTCGCGTCGGTCGGGGACGAACCGGGCATCGTCACCGCGACCGTTGACCCCGATCGGGTCGCGACGGTCCGGGAAGACTTCCCCGCACTCCGCGACCGCCGCTGA